One Mesorhizobium sp. J428 DNA segment encodes these proteins:
- a CDS encoding AraC family transcriptional regulator: MPPSLFGAVTAYIEAQGGGQGVFPTPLGGFNIVRSFKERMRMRQVYKPSICVVLQGAKEIILGEDTIRYGTMECLAVGMTLPATGHIVEASPDAPYTGLTLELDVAMIRDVLEQLEVPPAPPTGSGPCLFVRPVDEPLAECVFRLLRMCETPQAIPILFPSVMREICYWLLSGPNGGELCKLVEPESNTARIAKALHLMHEDIARTLRMEELADVARMSLSSFHQHFKAMTSMTPLQFQKQLRLLEARRLMVTEDASVTEAAYQVGYESASQFSREYSRTFGIAPKRDVMNQQRLYSEYVGRMQTA, from the coding sequence GTGCCGCCATCGCTGTTCGGGGCAGTCACCGCCTATATCGAGGCCCAGGGTGGAGGGCAGGGCGTGTTCCCGACGCCGCTTGGCGGCTTCAATATCGTCCGCTCCTTCAAGGAAAGAATGCGGATGCGGCAGGTTTACAAGCCGTCCATCTGCGTCGTGCTCCAGGGAGCGAAGGAAATCATCCTCGGGGAAGACACAATTCGTTACGGCACAATGGAGTGCCTGGCAGTCGGCATGACGCTGCCGGCGACGGGGCACATCGTCGAGGCGAGCCCGGATGCGCCATATACCGGCTTAACCCTTGAGCTGGACGTGGCCATGATCCGCGACGTGCTGGAACAGCTCGAAGTGCCTCCGGCGCCCCCGACCGGTTCCGGTCCGTGCCTGTTCGTGCGGCCGGTCGATGAGCCTTTGGCCGAGTGTGTCTTCCGCCTTCTGCGGATGTGCGAGACGCCACAGGCAATCCCGATCCTCTTTCCGTCCGTCATGCGCGAGATCTGCTACTGGCTTTTGAGCGGTCCGAACGGCGGCGAACTCTGCAAGCTGGTCGAGCCCGAGTCGAACACTGCGCGGATCGCGAAAGCCCTTCATCTCATGCACGAGGACATCGCCCGGACGCTGCGTATGGAGGAATTGGCGGACGTGGCGCGAATGAGCCTTTCGTCGTTCCATCAGCATTTCAAGGCGATGACTTCGATGACGCCGCTGCAGTTCCAGAAGCAGTTGCGTCTTCTCGAGGCACGGCGCCTGATGGTGACTGAGGACGCAAGCGTCACCGAGGCCGCCTATCAGGTCGGGTACGAAAGCGCGTCCCAGTTCAGCCGCGAATATTCCCGGACGTTTGGCATCGCTCCGAAGCGCGATGTCATGAACCAGCAACGCCTGTACAGCGAATATGTAGGCAGAATGCAGACTGCATAG
- a CDS encoding ferritin-like domain-containing protein — MAKEKTLEDLFLDTLKDIYYAERKILKALPKMARGAKSDKLKAAFEKHRDETEGQVERLQQVFEIFGKRAQGKTCPAIDGIIEEGEEILEEFKDTPALDAGLVSAAQAVEHYEITRYGTLRRWAEMLGKPEAAKLFEDTLKEEKATDGNLTDFAENAANKKALMAAE, encoded by the coding sequence ATGGCAAAGGAAAAGACGCTTGAGGACCTGTTCCTCGATACGTTGAAGGACATCTACTACGCTGAACGCAAGATCCTGAAGGCGCTGCCGAAGATGGCGCGCGGGGCAAAGTCAGACAAGTTGAAGGCGGCGTTCGAAAAACATCGCGACGAGACGGAAGGACAAGTCGAGCGTCTCCAGCAGGTGTTCGAAATTTTCGGAAAACGCGCCCAGGGCAAGACCTGCCCGGCGATCGACGGCATCATCGAGGAAGGCGAGGAAATCCTCGAGGAGTTCAAGGATACGCCGGCTCTCGATGCCGGTCTGGTCTCCGCTGCGCAGGCCGTCGAGCACTACGAGATTACCCGCTATGGAACGCTGCGCAGATGGGCGGAGATGCTCGGAAAGCCCGAGGCAGCCAAGCTTTTCGAGGACACGCTGAAGGAAGAGAAGGCGACCGACGGCAACCTTACCGACTTCGCGGAGAACGCCGCCAACAAGAAGGCTCTGATGGCTGCCGAATAG
- a CDS encoding Ku protein, translating into MTRPRAQWKGHLKLDEITCQVALYSGASTAERTRFHTVNKDTGNRVRREFVDEKSGKPVERDDQVKGYETDQGDFVILEQEEIDAAIPESDKTIRIEAFIPCREVDTVYFDKPYYLAPVDKVAEEAFDLIREGMKKKKVAALGEAILFRRVRKLMIRPFGNGVVANTLNFDYEVRSAKEAFDDIPAVKIKKDMLDLAGHIIGTMAGNFDPSSFDDRYDAALAELVRAKIEGRPIKAPKKSKPGKVVDLMEALRESAKIADRQPRKSAGKRPGSGKKAA; encoded by the coding sequence GTGACACGCCCCAGAGCGCAGTGGAAAGGCCATCTCAAGCTCGACGAGATCACCTGTCAGGTCGCGCTATATTCGGGAGCTTCGACCGCTGAGCGCACACGCTTTCACACGGTCAATAAGGACACCGGCAATCGGGTGAGGCGCGAGTTCGTCGACGAAAAGTCCGGCAAGCCGGTGGAGCGCGACGACCAGGTCAAGGGCTATGAGACCGACCAGGGCGATTTCGTCATCCTCGAGCAGGAGGAGATCGACGCCGCGATTCCCGAGAGCGACAAGACCATCCGCATCGAAGCCTTCATTCCATGCCGGGAGGTCGATACCGTCTATTTCGACAAGCCATATTATCTTGCTCCCGTCGACAAGGTCGCGGAGGAGGCATTTGACCTAATACGCGAGGGGATGAAGAAGAAGAAGGTCGCAGCACTCGGAGAAGCAATTCTCTTCCGACGTGTCCGCAAGCTGATGATCCGTCCCTTCGGCAACGGCGTTGTCGCCAACACATTGAACTTCGATTACGAAGTGCGCTCCGCCAAAGAGGCGTTCGACGACATCCCCGCTGTCAAAATCAAAAAGGACATGCTCGATCTTGCTGGCCACATCATCGGCACGATGGCTGGGAATTTCGATCCATCCAGCTTTGATGATCGTTACGACGCTGCACTTGCTGAACTCGTCCGCGCCAAGATCGAGGGGCGGCCGATCAAGGCACCGAAGAAATCGAAGCCCGGCAAGGTCGTCGATCTGATGGAGGCGCTGCGAGAAAGCGCGAAGATCGCGGATAGGCAACCGCGCAAGTCGGCCGGCAAACGTCCGGGCTCGGGGAAGAAGGCGGCGTGA
- a CDS encoding helix-turn-helix domain-containing protein produces MLFMWAQEERVHLMRRLSLVGKMKGPQRIAALLLDLYERVLIGGTETGRSFNIPLTQPELADGTGMTTVHANRSLKDLRDSGILTVRGGRVTIQDIDKLRAIANAAPRLRRHTNWL; encoded by the coding sequence ATGCTCTTCATGTGGGCGCAGGAAGAGCGCGTCCACCTCATGCGCCGTCTCAGTCTCGTCGGAAAGATGAAAGGACCGCAGCGGATCGCGGCGCTTCTCCTCGATTTATACGAAAGGGTCCTCATCGGGGGCACTGAGACCGGCAGAAGTTTCAACATTCCGCTCACCCAGCCGGAACTGGCCGACGGGACCGGGATGACGACGGTCCACGCGAACCGCAGCCTCAAAGACTTGCGGGATTCTGGCATCCTCACCGTTCGAGGCGGCCGAGTGACTATCCAAGACATAGACAAGCTGCGAGCTATCGCGAACGCCGCGCCCAGGCTTCGGCGACACACGAACTGGCTTTAG
- a CDS encoding Ku protein produces the protein MARNAFWRGYLKLSLVNCPVTLTPATSESEKIRFHTINRKSGRRVRSQYVDAETGKVVRHEVKGYETEEGKFVTFEDEELEAVALESARMIDIDSFVPADSIPWIWYDSPYYVVPSDKVGEEAFAVIREAMKEKDVLGISRLVLNRRERAVLLEPRGNGIVLWTLRYGDEVRDPAEFFKDIDPARADSKLLNMVGDLIEERSKPWNPKMVQDPVQQKLQDIVAAKKRRGKVAPKAKAGAEAEGASNVVSLMDALKKSLEKNPSSARKGSSRKT, from the coding sequence ATGGCGCGCAATGCTTTCTGGAGAGGCTACCTCAAGCTGTCGCTGGTAAACTGTCCCGTAACGCTGACGCCCGCGACGTCGGAGAGCGAGAAGATTCGCTTCCATACGATCAACCGCAAGAGTGGCCGGCGCGTGCGCAGCCAATATGTCGACGCCGAGACTGGAAAGGTCGTCCGGCACGAAGTGAAAGGATACGAGACGGAGGAGGGGAAGTTCGTCACCTTCGAGGACGAGGAACTGGAGGCGGTGGCACTCGAAAGTGCGCGCATGATCGACATCGACAGCTTCGTGCCAGCCGATTCCATCCCTTGGATCTGGTACGACAGCCCCTACTACGTCGTGCCGTCGGACAAGGTCGGAGAGGAGGCCTTTGCCGTCATCCGCGAGGCCATGAAAGAGAAGGACGTCCTCGGTATCTCCCGTCTGGTTCTGAATCGGCGAGAGAGGGCGGTTCTGCTTGAACCGCGCGGCAACGGCATCGTCCTGTGGACGCTGCGCTACGGAGATGAAGTGAGGGATCCGGCCGAGTTCTTCAAGGACATCGACCCGGCCCGGGCGGATTCGAAACTGTTGAACATGGTGGGCGATCTGATCGAGGAGCGCTCGAAGCCGTGGAATCCCAAAATGGTCCAAGATCCCGTCCAGCAGAAGTTGCAGGACATTGTCGCGGCCAAGAAGCGCAGGGGAAAGGTCGCGCCGAAAGCCAAGGCCGGCGCAGAGGCGGAAGGTGCGTCTAACGTCGTCAGTCTCATGGACGCCTTGAAGAAGAGCCTCGAAAAGAACCCTTCATCGGCGAGGAAGGGCTCTTCCCGCAAAACATAA
- a CDS encoding carbohydrate ABC transporter permease, giving the protein MAVTETRSPNQGDDGGMGYLQSMPRRVVTIYVPLAIFVFVLLFPFYWMAITAVKPNEQMTNFNDYSPFWVVGPTLEHIRYLLFDTSYPGWLLNTIVISVASTFLSLLAAVFAAYAIERLRFSGSRQVGLAIFLAYLVPPSILFIPLSVMVFKLGLYDTPFALILTYPTFLVPFCTWLLMGYFRSIPFELEECALIDGASRWQILTKIILPLSVPGLISAGIFAFTLSWNEFIYALTFIQSSENKTVPVGVLTELVRSDVYEWGALMAGALIGSLPVVILYSFFVEHYVSSMTGAVKE; this is encoded by the coding sequence ATGGCTGTGACTGAGACTCGCTCCCCCAACCAGGGCGACGATGGAGGCATGGGTTATCTGCAAAGCATGCCGCGCCGCGTCGTCACTATCTACGTGCCGCTTGCCATCTTCGTCTTTGTGCTGCTGTTCCCGTTCTATTGGATGGCGATCACGGCGGTGAAGCCGAACGAGCAGATGACCAATTTCAACGACTACAGCCCGTTTTGGGTGGTCGGCCCCACGCTGGAACATATCCGTTACCTGCTGTTCGACACCTCCTATCCAGGCTGGCTGCTGAACACGATCGTGATCTCGGTCGCCTCGACCTTCCTGTCGTTGCTTGCCGCGGTGTTCGCCGCATATGCGATCGAGCGGCTGCGCTTTTCCGGGTCGCGGCAAGTGGGGCTGGCAATCTTCCTCGCCTATCTGGTGCCGCCCTCGATCTTGTTCATTCCGCTCTCCGTGATGGTGTTCAAACTTGGTCTCTACGACACGCCTTTCGCGCTGATCCTGACATATCCCACTTTCCTGGTGCCGTTCTGCACCTGGCTGCTGATGGGCTATTTCCGCTCGATTCCGTTCGAGTTGGAAGAATGCGCGCTGATAGACGGCGCAAGTCGCTGGCAGATTCTGACCAAGATCATCCTGCCGCTGTCGGTGCCGGGGCTGATCTCGGCCGGCATCTTCGCCTTCACGCTGTCGTGGAATGAGTTTATCTACGCGCTGACGTTCATCCAGTCGTCGGAGAACAAGACCGTGCCCGTCGGCGTGCTGACGGAGCTCGTACGTTCCGACGTCTACGAGTGGGGGGCGCTGATGGCCGGAGCGCTTATCGGTTCTCTGCCGGTCGTGATCCTCTATTCCTTCTTCGTGGAGCACTACGTCTCGTCCATGACCGGTGCCGTGAAGGAATAG
- a CDS encoding carbohydrate ABC transporter permease, giving the protein MWFMLPAAVLLIVFLTYPLGLGVWLGFTDTRVGREGIFIGLENYEYLWDDSIFWLSVFNTLLYTITASILKFALGLWLALILNENLPLKSFFRAIVLLPWVVPTVLSAIAFWWIYDSQFSIISWALIELGLIDHRINFLGDPNNARAAVIAANVWRGIPFVAITLLAGLQTIPQSLYEAATIDGASRWQLFRWVTLPLLTPIIAITMTFSVLFTFTDFQLIYVLTRGGPVNATHLMATLSFQRGISGGQLGEGAAIAVAMIPFLLAAILFSYFGLQRRRWQQGGGD; this is encoded by the coding sequence ATGTGGTTCATGCTGCCGGCGGCGGTGCTGCTGATCGTCTTCCTGACCTACCCGCTGGGGCTGGGCGTCTGGCTTGGTTTCACCGACACCCGCGTCGGCCGCGAGGGCATCTTCATCGGGCTGGAGAACTACGAATATCTCTGGGACGACTCGATCTTCTGGCTCTCGGTGTTCAACACGCTTCTCTACACGATCACCGCGTCGATCCTGAAATTCGCGCTCGGTCTCTGGCTCGCCTTGATCCTCAACGAGAACCTGCCGCTGAAGTCCTTCTTCCGGGCAATTGTGCTTTTGCCCTGGGTGGTGCCCACCGTGCTGTCGGCGATCGCCTTCTGGTGGATTTACGATTCGCAGTTCTCGATCATCTCATGGGCACTGATCGAACTCGGACTGATCGACCACCGCATCAACTTCCTGGGCGACCCGAACAACGCCCGGGCCGCCGTCATCGCCGCCAATGTCTGGCGCGGCATCCCTTTCGTGGCGATCACGCTGCTCGCCGGCCTGCAGACCATTCCGCAGTCGCTCTACGAGGCCGCGACGATTGACGGCGCCAGCCGCTGGCAACTGTTCCGCTGGGTGACGCTGCCGCTGCTCACTCCGATCATCGCCATAACGATGACCTTCTCGGTCCTGTTCACGTTCACCGACTTCCAGCTCATCTATGTGCTGACGCGCGGCGGTCCGGTCAACGCTACCCATCTGATGGCGACGCTTTCCTTCCAGCGCGGCATCTCCGGCGGCCAGCTCGGCGAAGGCGCGGCGATCGCAGTGGCGATGATCCCCTTCCTGCTGGCCGCCATCCTGTTCAGCTATTTCGGGCTGCAGCGCCGGCGCTGGCAGCAGGGCGGAGGCGACTAG
- a CDS encoding nuclear transport factor 2 family protein, with protein MSIDEPDFNALLGSNLARVFNERDSARREAAIGELFVANPIMYEPDAVLEGRAAISAVAGALLERFGPDFRFTPVGNAVGHHGMGVLHWEAGPQGGPVAVTGADMAEVVDGRISRLWVLLNRTSG; from the coding sequence ATGTCGATCGATGAGCCCGATTTTAACGCGCTGCTTGGCAGCAATCTCGCACGCGTCTTTAATGAACGCGATAGCGCTCGACGCGAAGCGGCGATCGGCGAACTGTTCGTTGCGAATCCCATCATGTACGAGCCAGACGCTGTCCTGGAGGGTCGCGCGGCAATCTCCGCCGTCGCCGGTGCTCTTCTGGAACGGTTCGGCCCCGACTTCCGCTTCACGCCTGTCGGCAACGCGGTCGGGCATCACGGCATGGGTGTATTGCACTGGGAAGCCGGCCCCCAAGGCGGACCGGTTGCCGTCACGGGAGCTGATATGGCCGAAGTCGTCGACGGGAGAATTTCGCGCCTCTGGGTATTGCTCAATAGAACAAGCGGCTAG
- a CDS encoding sn-glycerol-3-phosphate ABC transporter ATP-binding protein UgpC, which yields MASVAIRNVYKSFGSVEILHGVSVDIDDGEFVTLVGPSGCGKSTLLRMIAGLEGISGGEIAIGGRVVNHVAPKERDIAMVFQNYALYPHMTVGENMAFSLMLKNAPKAEREERVRRAAEILGLTPLLDRYPRQLSGGQRQRVAMGRAIVRDPQVFLFDEPLSNLDAKLRVAMRAEIKELHQRLKTTTVYVTHDQIEAMTMADKIVVMHDGIVEQIGKPLELYDRPGNLFVASFIGSPAMNLLKGSIGADGAPAFHGAGGIRLPLDGSTPAAPGDAVVLGVRPEHLRLAESGLPVTVAVVEPTGSELQVIGRTPGGDEVVANFRERHELRPGDVIHLDAEPRLVHLFDAEGGQRLAA from the coding sequence TTGGCTTCGGTTGCGATCCGCAACGTCTATAAATCCTTCGGTTCGGTCGAAATCCTGCATGGCGTCAGCGTCGATATCGACGATGGCGAGTTCGTCACGCTGGTAGGCCCGTCGGGCTGCGGCAAGTCGACTTTGCTTCGGATGATCGCTGGTCTCGAAGGCATCAGCGGGGGCGAGATCGCCATCGGCGGCCGTGTCGTCAACCACGTCGCGCCGAAAGAGCGCGACATAGCCATGGTGTTCCAGAACTACGCGCTCTATCCGCACATGACGGTCGGCGAGAACATGGCCTTCTCGCTGATGCTCAAGAATGCGCCCAAGGCCGAGAGGGAGGAGCGCGTGCGGCGTGCCGCCGAGATCCTCGGCCTCACGCCGCTACTCGATCGCTATCCGCGACAGCTGTCAGGTGGCCAAAGGCAGCGGGTCGCCATGGGCCGCGCCATCGTCCGCGACCCTCAGGTGTTTCTCTTCGACGAGCCGCTATCCAACCTCGACGCGAAATTGCGCGTCGCCATGCGTGCCGAGATCAAGGAACTGCACCAACGGCTGAAGACCACCACGGTCTATGTCACGCACGATCAGATCGAGGCCATGACGATGGCCGACAAGATCGTCGTGATGCATGACGGCATCGTCGAGCAGATCGGCAAGCCTCTCGAACTTTACGACCGGCCCGGCAACCTGTTCGTTGCGAGTTTTATCGGCTCGCCCGCGATGAATCTGCTGAAGGGCAGCATCGGCGCTGACGGTGCGCCCGCCTTCCACGGCGCCGGCGGTATCCGATTGCCGCTAGATGGTTCGACGCCCGCGGCGCCCGGCGACGCCGTCGTGCTCGGCGTGCGCCCCGAGCATTTGCGGCTTGCCGAAAGCGGCTTGCCGGTCACCGTTGCCGTGGTCGAGCCGACCGGCTCGGAACTGCAGGTCATCGGGCGCACGCCTGGCGGCGATGAGGTCGTCGCCAACTTTCGAGAGCGTCACGAATTGCGGCCGGGCGACGTGATCCATCTCGATGCGGAGCCGCGGCTCGTGCATCTTTTCGACGCGGAAGGGGGGCAGAGGCTTGCCGCCTGA
- a CDS encoding NAD(P)-dependent oxidoreductase, translating to MTVLVTGATGLVGARLLPRLVEAGVNCRAIMRSGKEAPAGVSTIGADLFDPDSLTEAMEGVSAIIHLAAVFRTPDTDLIWKSNLEGTRNLIAAAQARAPEARFILASTSNVYDANSPHPGREDDAADPQQAYPASKLAAEKALRESGLNWSIQRFGFVYGDKDGHLEELPRHVTSFKMHPAQRMSLVHHRDIATAMSLALTGAMDGRIVNIADEAPTSIYELVGLVGGTMEPSSAPLDNPWRLHMDVSLARKLGFQPVVRTVYQAVQERLM from the coding sequence ATGACCGTCCTGGTGACCGGCGCAACGGGTCTCGTCGGAGCCCGTCTGCTCCCCCGTCTTGTCGAAGCGGGCGTGAACTGCCGCGCGATCATGCGCAGCGGGAAAGAGGCGCCCGCCGGCGTAAGCACCATCGGAGCGGACCTTTTCGATCCTGACTCCCTCACGGAAGCGATGGAGGGCGTATCGGCGATCATCCATCTCGCAGCCGTTTTCCGGACGCCCGACACCGACCTGATCTGGAAGAGCAACCTCGAAGGCACGCGCAATCTCATCGCGGCGGCGCAGGCGCGAGCGCCCGAAGCGCGCTTCATCCTGGCGAGCACATCCAATGTCTATGACGCCAACAGTCCGCACCCGGGCCGGGAGGACGATGCCGCCGATCCTCAACAGGCTTACCCCGCCAGCAAGCTCGCTGCGGAGAAGGCGCTGCGCGAAAGCGGGCTGAACTGGTCCATCCAGCGGTTCGGCTTCGTCTATGGCGACAAGGACGGGCATCTGGAAGAACTGCCCCGTCATGTGACCAGCTTCAAAATGCATCCCGCCCAGCGGATGAGCCTGGTCCATCATCGCGACATCGCCACCGCCATGAGCCTGGCGCTGACCGGCGCGATGGACGGGCGCATCGTCAACATCGCCGATGAGGCTCCCACCTCTATCTATGAGCTTGTCGGGCTCGTTGGAGGCACGATGGAACCGTCCTCTGCCCCGCTCGACAATCCATGGCGCCTGCACATGGACGTCTCGCTTGCCCGGAAGCTTGGTTTCCAGCCGGTCGTGCGGACTGTCTATCAGGCCGTGCAGGAAAGGCTGATGTGA
- a CDS encoding SDR family oxidoreductase, translating to MNETLKDRSVVIFGGTSGIGLSTAQQAKAAGATVIVIGFDAIGAERIAAENGFAGWRAADVTKPETTAAALAEIDRVDHLVLLAGTFVAGTILEADVGHLRRAFDERIWAAVHALRALGDRLDAAGSVTFISGALSDRPTAYGTAVLAAASAAMEALGRGLALEMAPRRFNTIAPGTTDTPLLARALGDGRQAYVEALKEKLPLHRLGTPHEVGAAVVFLMSNGFMNGEVLHVDGASRLV from the coding sequence ATGAATGAAACGCTCAAGGATCGCTCCGTCGTCATCTTCGGAGGCACCTCCGGCATCGGGCTGTCGACAGCCCAGCAAGCCAAGGCGGCGGGCGCAACGGTGATCGTGATTGGCTTCGATGCCATCGGTGCCGAGCGGATCGCCGCCGAGAACGGCTTCGCCGGCTGGCGTGCCGCCGATGTGACCAAGCCCGAAACCACTGCGGCTGCACTCGCGGAGATCGATCGCGTCGATCATTTGGTGCTCCTGGCCGGCACCTTCGTCGCCGGCACGATTCTGGAGGCTGACGTCGGGCATCTGAGGCGAGCGTTCGATGAGCGCATTTGGGCAGCGGTCCATGCACTTCGCGCGCTGGGCGACCGGCTCGACGCCGCTGGGTCGGTGACCTTCATCTCGGGCGCTCTGTCCGACCGTCCGACCGCTTACGGCACAGCGGTGCTGGCTGCCGCCTCGGCAGCGATGGAGGCGCTCGGCCGCGGCCTGGCGCTGGAAATGGCGCCTCGCCGCTTCAATACAATCGCGCCCGGCACGACCGATACGCCGCTGCTCGCCCGCGCCCTGGGGGACGGCCGCCAAGCATATGTCGAGGCACTGAAGGAAAAGCTCCCCCTTCATCGGCTCGGCACGCCGCACGAAGTCGGAGCCGCCGTCGTCTTTCTCATGAGCAACGGCTTCATGAATGGCGAGGTCCTGCACGTCGACGGCGCTTCCCGCCTGGTCTGA
- a CDS encoding LysR family transcriptional regulator, with the protein MEQITLDRLTGLIAFARAGSVGSYTAAARTLGVSPSAISKSVQRLERHLGVRLFSRTTRSLTLTPEGRDLHERTLRLLREAEAIEQAALAARAEPAGVLKVTAPLPIGVHILAPALPRFRARHPKLSIDLRLGDRFADLIEEGIDVAIRVGDLADSRLISRSLAPHNVCAFASPDYLARRGTPRSPADLDDHDCVNFRFQSSGQALRWSFSQGDRTFDILPDAAIITDVSDAVAAILAAGGGIGISPNYVVASYVDRGKLVPLLQDYIAPRSTITAVWPESRRASPNVKAFIDFLSELFPGETAWDATVRAKYSASSLLAGDVP; encoded by the coding sequence ATGGAACAAATCACTCTCGACCGCCTTACCGGCCTGATTGCCTTCGCGCGTGCCGGCTCGGTGGGCAGCTACACCGCGGCGGCGCGAACTTTGGGCGTCTCGCCCTCTGCGATCAGCAAGAGCGTGCAACGCCTGGAGCGTCACCTCGGCGTGCGCCTGTTCAGCCGGACGACCCGCTCGTTAACCCTCACGCCGGAAGGACGGGACCTTCACGAACGCACTCTTCGCCTGCTGCGCGAGGCGGAAGCAATCGAGCAAGCTGCGCTCGCCGCCCGGGCCGAGCCAGCCGGCGTTCTGAAGGTCACCGCGCCCCTGCCTATCGGGGTGCATATTCTGGCACCGGCCCTGCCGCGCTTCAGGGCGCGCCATCCAAAGCTTTCGATCGATCTGAGGCTGGGTGACCGCTTCGCCGACTTGATCGAGGAGGGCATCGACGTAGCCATCCGCGTTGGAGATCTCGCCGACTCCCGCCTGATCTCGCGATCACTCGCGCCGCACAATGTCTGCGCGTTCGCATCTCCAGATTATCTGGCGCGGCGCGGAACACCGCGGAGTCCCGCCGATCTCGACGACCATGATTGCGTGAATTTTCGTTTCCAAAGCTCGGGGCAGGCCCTGCGCTGGTCTTTTTCGCAAGGCGATCGCACCTTCGACATCTTGCCGGATGCGGCCATTATCACAGACGTCAGCGACGCGGTCGCGGCGATCCTGGCCGCCGGAGGCGGTATTGGAATTTCGCCCAATTACGTCGTCGCGAGTTATGTCGATAGGGGGAAGCTTGTCCCGCTTCTGCAGGACTATATCGCGCCGCGCTCCACGATCACCGCAGTCTGGCCCGAAAGTCGCCGGGCAAGCCCCAACGTCAAGGCATTTATCGATTTTTTGAGCGAGCTCTTCCCAGGTGAGACGGCTTGGGATGCCACGGTACGAGCGAAATACAGCGCGTCATCACTTCTCGCAGGCGACGTGCCGTAG
- a CDS encoding MarR family winged helix-turn-helix transcriptional regulator, protein MQRDLVRLLEIERATMTGIVATLVRKGLVAQEADEVDQRQKLLRMTAAGAKLWGELPDLNFIRSVAFDGVDDAEIATAIKVLQTATQRLETLLQKGTYP, encoded by the coding sequence ATGCAGCGCGATCTCGTGCGGCTGCTCGAGATCGAGCGAGCGACAATGACCGGCATTGTCGCAACGCTGGTGCGCAAGGGGTTGGTTGCGCAAGAGGCCGATGAGGTCGACCAGCGGCAAAAGCTTCTCCGCATGACGGCCGCCGGCGCCAAGCTCTGGGGCGAGTTGCCGGATCTCAACTTTATTCGCTCAGTCGCGTTCGATGGCGTCGACGACGCCGAAATCGCAACCGCAATCAAGGTTCTCCAAACCGCGACACAGCGGCTCGAGACCCTTCTTCAGAAAGGAACCTATCCATGA